AATTCTGTTAGCACGGACATGTGTGTGTACATTTCTTTGTCGCATAGCCACATCATGAGGGTTTTATCGCCAACAAGCCTTATAATGGAGTTAGCACAGGATAACGTGATAGCATATGCAGTGATTTTGTGAACTTACGCTTGATCGTGGCTTTCTGCGTAGGCAATCGTCTTCTCGCCATGGCGTCTGTTCGTCAGCGTGAAGGATAGGTTTCCTATGTCCCACTcgtcgtccttcttctctttcaagAGCTTGATATACATGTCTGGGACGGCCATGGCGAGGCGGTAGTCAAAGCCAACTCCGCCCAGGGAGTGTGGTAGACAGAGTGCCGGCATCCCAGAGACGTCTTCCGCTACTGTGATACAATTGGGATAGAGGTTATGGAGCATTTCGTTAGCAAGAGTCAGATACATCAcaccttcttcatcgacaGAAGAACCGAAGTACTCATGGTACCCCCCAGAAAAGCCTCTGTATGTTCCGATTAGACGAATAACAACACCGAAAAGGTGGCTACTTACGTTCCAATCCCATGATGGGTGTAAAGCATGCTTGTGACACCATCGAAGCGGAAACCATCAAAGCCATACTCTTCCATCCAAAAGCGTAAGTTGCTCAAAAGGAAGCGCAGAACCTCATGATGGCCGTAGTTAAATAGGCGACTGTCCCACAACTCATGTCGACCCTTCCCACCGCCGTGGAAGTATAGGTGGTCTGTGCCGTCGAACATGTTCAATCCATCAAGCACGTTCTTCGACGCATGGCTGTGGACGACATCGAGGAGCACCACTAGTCCCATGCTGTGGGCTTTATCGACGAGCTCCTTCAGGTCTTCAGGCGTACCATAGCGGCTGCTCGCTGCGAAGAAGTTATTGACTTGGTATCCGAAGCTGGCGTAGTAAGCGTGCTCCATGATGGCCATTAGTTGAATTGCATTGTACCCCAGATATTTAATCCGAGGGAGCATGTTGGAAGTGAACTCTTTGTAAGTTGCGACTTTAGTTTCTGGTGATGAAATTCCCACATGTGCCTCATAGATCCGTAGACTTTCAGGCCTCTTAGGGCGGGAATACTGAAACTTATATTGTTTTTCGGTTGGAGGATTCCAGAAGACCGCCTCATATGTAGGTGACACACTGAGGTCTTGCACCACACGCTTGATCCACGCTGGGATCCGATAGATTCGCTCTCCACTGGGGATGACCATGGATATCTGGACAACCGTAAGTGCTATGGAACGAATGGACGACCATGAGCCTGAACAATGGGAATGATACCTTGATTTTGCTATCGTGGGGAATAGCTGGAGCGCCGTTAACTGCTGGCACCGTAACCTCCCAGACGCCAAAGCCATTCTTTGTCATTGGGTGGGCCGTCACATCCCAATTGTCTGCTAGTTTCAGTATTGCTTTCTCAGGTAGCTTCCTCCATGCAGTTAGACGTACTGAATTCTCCGACCAATTGTGCTTGCACAGCATTTGGAGCCCATTCTCTGTATATAATGTCACCATTGGATTGAACGTTGAGGCCAAACCTCTCGTAACCCTAAAAGTGGACGAAGTTATAATTAGCAGGGACGCACTTCAGAGTCAAATGGGGCCCTTCTAGAATCAAGGGGGGCAAAAGAGCAGATGGCTCTCACCTTGCTGAACGTTTCAAGACCTCCTTCTGTCTCATTGATGGCCTTCACCCAGCCTTCGATGAAACTAAACCTCTGCTTCAAAGCATCACGAAAAGGCTCCAGCCAAGGGTCCAGCTGTATGACACCTGAATATAATTAGCGTAAGGTGGAATTGCATAATGTGTCGTTGGTGGTGACCAACCTGTACCATCCGGCGGGGAGCTATCCACAGCTTGGGAGGTACCCATTCCGGCAGCTGGCAGGAACTGATAAGGCTCAATCAGGTACAAAACCTTGTTACCGAGGACCGACGACGCAAAACGAGATAATTTGAAACTAACACTACCACCGGTAATTGCAAGCAGAAAAAAGTAGGCAATGGTTGGGGAGAATACAGAAGAgcagaggagaaggaaaccTGGTTTCCTGCTGCGGGGGTTGCTTGCGGAGAGGCCAAAGCTCCCCGTGCCCCCCATGTGACGTGACATCACCCTACCCTTGTCTTTGTTTGCTTATCGTTTTGTTTCTCGTACATTTTGCAATACTAGTCACTTCCCTTCAATTGTTTTGTCGATTATAAGCAACGTCTTACTCGACTATGATATACGTGGGGATTATCGTATCCTCCAATCTATCCCCAAGATCGCAAGTAATCAATCTATTAAGTACTCATGACAAGATAAGACGTTGATAACCCACTTCATcttaagaaatatattatctaattaaaaCAAATCGAGGATCAAATACTTCAACATGCATGCGCCATGCCTAGTGATGGCCATGGCGttgatgaagacgatggccAGCACGAGGAGGGCCTGTGGGTACGGACCTGCCATTTCCGAACGGACAACCACCAACTTCACCGGCAGATTGTCCGGGAGATTGTTGCGAAGGCTGCTCCACCGCAGGAGCTGGTGTGCTAGTGGATGTCTGCTGCTCAGCAGGGGTGGAGGTCGCCGCAGCAACCGTTGTTGGCTTAGAGGGCGCCACAACCGCCCGGACCTTCGCTGTCGAGCCTTTGTTGGCCATCAAAGCGCTATACGGAGTCGCTCCAGGGTAGAAGGAGGTGGGGATGGTCGGGATCGGAATGGAGGCTGTAATACCGAAGTCCGTCTTGAGATCGGCAGCCATTGTTGCCGCCGAATAGCCAGATGGGGCGCTTGAGACTGTGGTCGTGTTCGCTTCATAAGCAACGTGGTTAGAGCCGGATTTGAGACAAAACCCAGTGCCGTAAGCATTACGGCAAGAGTACCATTGCCGCTGCCTGGAACTGTCCTCGGTCCACATGGCGAAATCCTCAATGGTGATATCGTAGCAAGGGGCGCCGTCTGGGCAAACAATCTTGATAGGTCCTCTTGAAGCACCATTCTCCTCGGTGCCCTTCCAATTTCTGAGAGTGATGTTGCTCAGTTCGACACCATTTCCTCCCTGGGAGCTCATGCTGGCCCAGTAGCTGTCAATATCGAACGAATAGGCATTTCCGTGGCCTGGCAAAAGCAGGGTGCAGGTTAGCATTTTGTCCAGGAATTCCATTAACTGTCTTATAAGGATGACTGTGCTTACCGATGAAGTTCTCAAACAGCAGATTAGTCGCAGAGCCACTACCACCATTGCTCTTAATGAACATCATGTTGTTCGAGTTCCAGGTATAGATGTTC
This window of the Aspergillus flavus chromosome 8, complete sequence genome carries:
- a CDS encoding 1,4-alpha-glucan branching enzyme/starch branching enzyme II (1,4-alpha-glucan-branching enzyme), which encodes MGTSQAVDSSPPDGTGVIQLDPWLEPFRDALKQRFSFIEGWVKAINETEGGLETFSKGYERFGLNVQSNGDIIYREWAPNAVQAQLVGEFNNWDVTAHPMTKNGFGVWEVTVPAVNGAPAIPHDSKIKISMVIPSGERIYRIPAWIKRVVQDLSVSPTYEAVFWNPPTEKQYKFQYSRPKRPESLRIYEAHVGISSPETKVATYKEFTSNMLPRIKYLGYNAIQLMAIMEHAYYASFGYQVNNFFAASSRYGTPEDLKELVDKAHSMGLVVLLDVVHSHASKNVLDGLNMFDGTDHLYFHGGGKGRHELWDSRLFNYGHHEVLRFLLSNLRFWMEEYGFDGFRFDGVTSMLYTHHGIGTGFSGGYHEYFGSSVDEEGVMYLTLANEMLHNLYPNCITVAEDVSGMPALCLPHSLGGVGFDYRLAMAVPDMYIKLLKEKKDDEWDIGNLSFTLTNRRHGEKTIAYAESHDQALVGDKTLMMWLCDKEMYTHMSVLTEFTPIIERGMALHKLIRLVTHGLGGEGYLNFEGNEFGHPEWLDFPRDGNNNSFWYARRQLNLTEDHLLRYKFLNDFDRAMQLTEEKYGWLHSPQAYVSLKNETDKVLVFERAGLLWIFNFHPTNSFTDYRVGVEQSGTYRIVLDTDDPAFGGLNRNLKETRFFTTDLSWNGRSNFLQVYIPTRTALVLALEETL
- a CDS encoding RGase B (Probable rhamnogalacturonase B); this translates as MRINTLSLFSLVSLVPTLALASLSGSVGPLTSASTKAATKTCNVLDYGAKADKTTDLGPPLASAFADCKSGGLVYVPSGDYALSTWAKLSGGKAWALQIDGTIYRTGTDGGNMIFIEHSSDFELFSSTSSGAMQGLGYEYHKDNKWSGPRLLRLYDVTDFSVHDFILVDAPAFHFSLDTCTNGEVYNMAIRGGNHGGLDGVDVWSTNVWIHDIEVTNKDECVTVKSPSKNILVENIYCNWSGGCGMGSLGKDTDISDITYRNIYTWNSNNMMFIKSNGGSGSATNLLFENFIGHGNAYSFDIDSYWASMSSQGGNGVELSNITLRNWKGTEENGASRGPIKIVCPDGAPCYDITIEDFAMWTEDSSRQRQWYSCRNAYGTGFCLKSGSNHVAYEANTTTVSSAPSGYSAATMAADLKTDFGITASIPIPTIPTSFYPGATPYSALMANKGSTAKVRAVVAPSKPTTVAAATSTPAEQQTSTSTPAPAVEQPSQQSPGQSAGEVGGCPFGNGRSVPTGPPRAGHRLHQRHGHH